In Acipenser ruthenus chromosome 6, fAciRut3.2 maternal haplotype, whole genome shotgun sequence, the following proteins share a genomic window:
- the LOC117411305 gene encoding protein jagged-1b-like, producing the protein MILRRSSVLAAFSLNAFLLCLRTKVSLASGHFELQILSMQNVNGELQNGLCCDGSRNAGDSKCMRDECDTYFKVCLKEYQSRVSAAGPCSFGSGSTPVIGGNTFSLKHIKNKEKARIVLPFSFAWPRSYTLIVEALDFNNDTNNDAGVDMIEKDVHSGMINPNRQWQTLKRNGPVGQFEYQIRVTCDEHYYGFGCNKFCRPRDAFFGHYTCDQNGNKTCLEGWSGPDCNTAMCRQGCSNEHGICKHPGECRCLYGWQGQYCDKCIPHPGCVHGTCIEPWQCLCETNWGGQLCDKDLNYCGTHQPCLNGGTCSNTGPDKYQCSCPEGYFGITCEKAEHACLSDPCSNGGSCVETSFGYECQCTPGWSGPSCKTNIDDCAHNPCNHGGTCQDLLNGFKCVCPPQWTGKTCLIDANECDGNPCVNANSCRNLIGGYFCECMPGWNGQNCDTNINECHGQCQNGGTCRDLVNGYHCVCPPGYAGELCEKDVNECASNPCLNGGRCQDEVNGFQCLCLAGFSGNLCQLDIDYCEPNPCQNGAQCYNLATDYFCSCPEDYEGKNCSHLKDHCRTTPCEVIDSCTVAVASNNTPEGVRYISSNVCGPHGRCKSQTGGKFTCDCKEGFTGTYCHENINDCESNPCKNGGTCIDKVSIYQCICGDGWEGVHCETNINDCSVKPCHNGGTCRDLVNDFYCECKNGWKGKTCHSRESQCDEATCNNGGTCYDEGDTFKCMCPLGLEGATCNIAKNSSCLPNPCENGGTCVVSGDSFTCVCKEGWEGATCTQNTNDCNPHPCYNSGTCVDGDNWYRCECAPGFAGPDCRININECQSSPCAFGSTCVDEINSYRCICPPGRSGPRCQEVTGRPCIADGRVPSDGSRWEEDCNTCQCLNGKVTCTKVWCGPKSCQVHSKGLNECPAGQTCIAIKDDHCFVPPCAGLGECWPSNQPPVKTKCHPRSNFLDDSCANITFTFNKEMMPPGLTTEHICNELRHLYVVKNLSLEYSVYMACEPSPSANNEIHVAISTDIQRQDRNPIKDITDKIIDLVSKRDGNNTIIGGIAEVRVQRREPVNKTDYLVPLLSSVFIVIWILALVTAFLWCMRRRRKQSSHTHAATEDNTTNNVREQLNQIKNPIEKHAASSVSIKEFENKNSIIAKIRTHNSEVEEDIDKHQKTRFTKQPAYTLVDREDKTPHTSPTKNPNCTNKQDNRDLETAQSLNRMEYIV; encoded by the exons ATGATTTTAAGACGGAGTTCAGTTCTCGCTGCTTTTTCTTTAAATGCCTTTTTACTATGCTTACGGACCAAG gtgTCTTTAGCATCGGGGCATTTCGAGTTACAAATCTTGTCGATGCAGAATGTGAATGGTGAATTACAGAACGGGCTCTGCTGCGATGGCTCTCGGAATGCTGGGGATAGCAAATGTATGAGGGATGAATGTGATACTTATTTCAAAGTCTGCTTGAAGGAATACCAGTCCAGAGTTTCTGCAGCAGGGCCTTGCAGCTTTGGATCCGGATCTACCCCTGTCATCGGgggaaatacattttctttgaagCACATCAAGAATAAAGAAAAAGCCAGGATTGTATTGCCTTTCAGCTTTGCTTGGCCG AGGTCCTACACTTTGATTGTCGAAGCCCTGGATTTCAACAATGACACAAACAACG ATGCTGGAGTGGATATGATTGAGAAGGATGTCCACTCGGGTATGATCAACCCAAATCGTCAGTGGCAAACACTAAAACGCAACGGCCCTGTCGGCCAGTTTGAGTACCAAATTCGAGTAACTTGTGATGAGCACTACTATGGCTTTGGATGCAACAAGTTTTGTCGGCCAAGGGATGCATTTTTTGGGCACTATACCTGTGATCAAAATGGCAACAAAACCTGCTTGGAGGGCTGGTCAGGACCGGATTGCAATACAG CTATGTGCCGTCAGGGCTGCAGCAACGAACATGGCATCTGTAAGCATCCTGGAGAgtgcag GTGCCTCTATGGTTGGCAAGGGCAGTATTGTGATAAGTGCATTCCGCATCCTGGATGTGTCCATGGCACTTGCATTGAACCATGGCAATGTCTCTGTGAAACCAACTGGGGCGGTCAGCTTTGTGACAAAG acctTAACTATTGTGGAACTCATCAACCTTGTTTGAATGGCGGAACCTGTAGCAATACAGGACCTGACAAATACCAGTGTTCCTGCCCTGAAGGCTATTTCGGAATCACCTGCGAAAAGG CGGAACATGCTTGTCTCTCAGATCCCTGCTCTAACGGAGGAAGTTGTGTAGAAACCAGTTTTGGATATGAGTGCCAATGTACCCCTGGCTGGTCTGGGCCGTCCTGCAAGACCA atatTGACGACTGTGCCCATAACCCCTGTAATCATGGAGGAACTTGCCAAGATCTGCTTAACGgatttaaatgtgtttgcccaccACAATGGACTGGAAAAACATGTTTGATAG ATGCCAATGAATGTGATGGCAATCCTTGCGTGAATGCCAACTCTTGCCGCAACCTGATTGGTGGATACTTTTGTGAATGTATGCCAGGATGGAATGGCCAAAACTGTGATACCA ATATTAATGAATGTCATGGGCAGTGCCAGAATGGTGGAACCTGCAGG gattTGGTTAATGGCTATCATTGTGTCTGCCCACCCGGCTATGCAGGAGAGCTGTGTGAGAAAGACGTCAATGAATGTGCAAGCAACCCTTGTCTGAATGGAGGTCGCTGCCAGGATGAAGTCAATGGATTCCAATGTCTGTGTCTTGCTGGTTTCTCTGGAAACCTGTGTCAG TTGGATATAGATTATTGTGAACCAAACCCTTGTCAGAATGGAGCACAATGTTACAACCTGGCAACAGACTATTTCTGTAGCTGCCCTGAAGACTATGAAGGAAAAAACTGCTCACATTTAAAAGACCATTGCCGCACTACACCATGTGAAG taattgACAGCTGCACTGTTGCAGTAGCCTCTAACAACACACCTGAAGGGGTCCGTTACATCTCCTCAAATGTATGTGGGCCGCATGGAAGATGCAAGagtcagacagggggcaaatttACCTGTGACTGCAAGGAAGGCTTTACTGGAACTTACTGCCATGAGA ACATCAACGATTGTGAAAGTAATCCTTGCAAAAATGGTGGCACATGCATTGACAAAGTGAGCATTTACCAGTGCATCTGTGGTGATGGCTGGGAAGGAGTTCACTGCGAGACCA aCATCAATGACTGCAGCGTGAAACCTTGCCACAATGGAGGCACATGTCGAGACTTGGTTAACGATTTTTACTGTGAATGCAAGAATGGGTGGAAGGGGAAAACATGCCACTCCC GTGAAAGCCAGTGCGATGAAGCTACATGCAACAATGGTGGAACTTGCTATGATGAGGGAGACACCTTTAAGTGTATGTGTCCACTAGGGTTGGAAGGTGCTACCTGCAACATAG CAAAAAACAGCAGCTGCCTGCCAAACCCCTGCGAGAATGGTGGCACCTGTGTAGTGAGCGGAGATTCCTTCACTTGTGTATGCAAAGAAGGCTGGGAAGGGGCTACTTGCACACAGA ATACCAACGACTGCAACCCACATCCCTG CTACAACAGTGGAACTTGCGTGGATGGAGACAACTGGTACCGATGTGAATGTGCCCCAGGCTTTGCTGGCCCAGACTGCCGGATAA ataTCAATGAATGCCAGTCTTCTCCTTGTGCATTTGGATCTACTTGTGTGGATGAAATTAATAGTTACCGCTGCATCTGCCCACCTGGTCGTAGCGGCCCAAGATGTCAAGAAG tTACAGGAAGGCCTTGTATCGCCGATGGTCGTGTCCCATCAGATGGCTCCAGATGGGAGGAAGACTGCAATACATGCCAGTGCCTAAATGGAAAAGTCACATGTACAAAG GTGTGGTGTGGTCCTAAATCTTGTCAAGTGCACAGTAAGGGTCTCAATGAGTGCCCTGCTGGACAAACCTGCATTGCGATAAAGGATGACCACTGCTTTGTGCCTCCTTGTGCTGGACTGGGTGAATGCTGGCCTTCCAATCAGCCACCAGTTAAAACCAAATGCCATCCCAGGTCCAATTTCTTAGACGACAGCTGTGCAAATATCACTTTCACATTTAATAAGGAGATGATGCCACCA GGGCTCACCACAGAACATATCTGCAATGAGCTGAGGCACCTTTATGTTGTGAAGAACCTTTCCTTGGAATATTCTGTCTACATGGCCTGTGAACCCTCACCTTCTGCTAATAATGAAATTCATGTGGCAATA tccACAGACATCCAGAGACAGGACAGGAATCCAATTAAAGACATAACTGATAAAATTATTGATCTCGTCAGTAAACGTGACGGAAACAACACTATTATTGGAGGTATTGCTGAAGTTCGTGTACAGAGGCGAGAACCAGTGAATAAGACTG attATTTGGTGCCATTGCTAAGCTCTGTTTTCATTGTCATTTGGATCCTTGCCTTGGTCACAGCCTTCTTGTGGTGCATGCGTAGACGAAGAAAGCAGAGCAGTCACACGCACGCAGCAACCGAGGACAACACAACAAACAATGTACGCGAACAACTCAACCAAATCAAAAACCCCATCGAGAAGCACGCGGCGAGCAGTGTCTCCATTAAagaatttgaaaacaaaaactcaaTAATTGCCAAAATTAGGACGCATAATTCAGAAGTAGAAGAAGACATAGATAAACACCAGAAGACAAGATTTACCAAACAGCCAGCATACACACTGGTCGACAGAgaagacaaaactccacacaccAGTCCCACAAAAAATCCAAACTGCACAAATAAACAAGATAACAGAGACTTGGAAACGGCACAGAGCTTAAATCGGATGGAATATATCGTATAG